One stretch of Mus pahari chromosome 5, PAHARI_EIJ_v1.1, whole genome shotgun sequence DNA includes these proteins:
- the Poglut2 gene encoding protein O-glucosyltransferase 2, protein MFSISLLSCLFLGTVPALTQTGGERRLSPEKSEIWGPGLKAHVVLPARYFYIRAVDTSGKQFTSSPGEKVFQVKVSAPDEQFTRVGVQVLDRKDGSFIVRYRMYASYRNLKIEVKHHGQHVAESPYVLRGPVYHENCDCPLEDSAAWLREMNCSETITQIQKDLAHFPTVDPEKIAAEIPKRFGQRQSLCHYTLKDNKVYIKTHGEHVGFRIFMDAILLSLTRKVRMPDVEFFVNLGDWPLEKKKSNSNIQPIFSWCGSTESRDIVMPTYDLTDSVLETMGRVSLDMMSVQANTGPPWESKNSTAVWRGRDSRKERLELVKLSRKHPELIDAAFTNFFFFKHDESLYGPIVKHISFFDFFKHKYQINIDGTVAAYRLPYLLAGDSVVLKQDSIYYEHFYNELQPWKHYIPVKSNLSDLLEKLKWAKDHDAEAKKIAKAGQEFARNNLMGDDIFCYYFKLFQGYANLQVNKPQIREGMKRVEPQSEDDLFPCTCHRRKAKDEF, encoded by the exons ATGTTCAGCATTTCGCTGCTTTCCTGCCTTTTTCTGGGGACTGTGCCAGCACTTACCCAGACCGGCGGAGAGAGGCGGCTGAGCCCAGAGAAGAGCGAAATATGGGGACCCGGGCTAAAAGCACACGTGGTCCTTCCTGCCCGCTATTTCTACATTCGGGCTGTGGATACCTCAGGGAAACA GTTTACATCTTCTCCAGGTGAAAAGGTGTTCCAGGTTAAAGTCTCAGCACCCGATGAGCAGTTCACGAGAGTTGGTGTCCAGGTTTTAGATCGAAAGGATGGGTCCTTCATAGTAAGATATAGAATGTACGCCAGCTACAGAAATCTGAAGATAGAGGTTAAACACCATGGGCAACATGTTGCCGAGTCTCCTTATGTTTTAAGAg GACCAGTTTACCATGAGAACTGTGACTGTCCTTTGGAAGACAGTGCGGCCTGGCTGCGGGAGATGAACTGTTCAGAAACGATCACTCAGATTCAGAAAGATCTGGCACATTTCCCTACTGTTGATCCTGAAAAGATTGCAGCAGAAATCCCAAAACGATTTGGTCAGAGGCAAAGCCTGTGTCACTATACCTTAAAGGACAATAAG GTTTATATCAAGACCCATGGTGAGCATGTTGGCTTTAGGATTTTCATGGATGCAATACTACTTTCATTGACTAGAAAG GTGAGGATGCCAGATGTGgaattttttgttaatttgggaGACTGgcctttggaaaaaaagaaatccaactcCAATATTCAGCCGATCTTTTCCTGGTGTGGCTCCACAGAATCCAGGGATATTGTGATGCCTACCTACGACCTGACTGACTCTGTTCTAGAAACCATGGGCCG AGTAAGTCTGGATATGATGTCGGTGCAAGCTAACACAGGGCCTCCCTGGGAAAGTAAGAATTCCACAGCTGTCTGGAGGGGCCGAGACAGCCGCAAAGAGAGACTAGAGCTGGTGAAGCTTAGCAGAAAACACCCAGAGCTCATCGATGCTGCTTTCAcgaatttcttcttctttaaacaTGACGAAAGCCTGTATGGGCCCATCGtgaaacacatttcattttttgaTTTCTTCAAG CACAAGTATCAGATAAATATTGATGGCACTGTGGCAGCATACCGATTGCCCTATCTGCTGGCAGGTGATAGTGTAGTCCTGAAGCAGGACTCCATCTACTATGAACATTTTTACAATGAGCTGCAGCCCTGGAAACATTACATTCCAGTCAAAAGTAACCTGAGTGATCTGCTGGAAAAGCTCAAGTGGGCAAAAGACCATGATGCAGAG GCAAAGAAGATAGCAAAAGCAGGACAAGAATTCGCGAGAAATAATCTAATGGGTGATGATATATTCTGTTATTACTTCAAACTGTTCCAG GGCTATGCAAATTTACAAGTGAACAAGCCCCAAATTCGAGAGGGTATGAAGAGGGTCGAGCCCCAGTCTGAGGATGACCTCTTCCCTTGCACATGCCATAGGAGAAAG GCCAAAGATGAATTCTGA